A window of the Rhizobium brockwellii genome harbors these coding sequences:
- a CDS encoding 5-formyltetrahydrofolate cyclo-ligase, which translates to MTSRELKAQLRNERLSARDAIPAEKRASKSLAMAEHAGEAVGFALGTIVSGFLPIRSEADLRPLMARFAVRGARLCVPAILDRQTIVFRELAEGAPLVDTGFGTVGPGADAVILDPEIMLVPLSAFDARGHRIGYGAGHYDRAISRLRQKGLHPKLIGIAFDCQEVAHVPAEPHDMSLDAILTESGLRFFASWIG; encoded by the coding sequence ATGACTTCTAGAGAATTGAAAGCGCAGCTGCGCAACGAACGGCTGTCCGCACGCGACGCCATCCCCGCCGAGAAACGCGCCTCCAAAAGCCTCGCAATGGCCGAACATGCCGGCGAGGCCGTCGGTTTTGCGCTGGGTACGATCGTCTCCGGCTTCCTGCCGATCCGTTCGGAAGCCGACCTCAGGCCGCTGATGGCACGCTTTGCCGTGCGCGGTGCGCGGCTCTGCGTGCCGGCGATCCTCGATCGGCAGACCATCGTCTTTCGCGAGCTGGCGGAAGGTGCGCCCCTCGTCGATACCGGTTTCGGCACGGTCGGCCCCGGCGCCGATGCCGTCATTCTTGATCCCGAGATCATGCTGGTGCCGCTTTCGGCCTTCGATGCCCGCGGCCACCGCATCGGCTACGGCGCCGGCCACTACGACCGCGCCATCAGCCGGCTAAGGCAAAAAGGCCTGCATCCGAAGCTGATCGGCATTGCATTCGACTGCCAGGAAGTGGCACATGTGCCCGCTGAGCCGCACGACATGAGCCTGGATGCCATCCTGACAGAAAGCGGCCTTCGCTTTTTTGCCTCTTGGATTGGATAG
- a CDS encoding TIGR00282 family metallophosphoesterase, translating to MRLLFLGDMVGKTGRTAVWDRLPGLVSDLKLDFIIVNGENAAGGFGITEDIFLETINAGADVVTTGNHVWDQKEAVAFAGRHDQFLRPANYPQGTPGRGSGLFYARNGARVLVANVMGRVFMHPELDDPFKSAEVILAACPLKEQADAIIFDFHAEATSEKQCFGHFVDGRASFVVGTHTHVPTADAQILNGGTAYMSDAGMCGDYDSSLGMDKEEPLNRFISKMPKGRMEAANGPATICGVGVEISDTTGLAEKIAPLRLGPRLAETVPEFWR from the coding sequence ATGCGGCTGCTTTTTCTGGGTGACATGGTCGGCAAGACGGGACGCACGGCGGTCTGGGACCGTCTTCCAGGCCTGGTTTCCGACCTCAAGCTCGATTTCATCATCGTCAACGGCGAGAATGCCGCCGGCGGCTTCGGCATCACCGAGGACATCTTTCTGGAAACGATCAATGCCGGCGCCGATGTGGTGACGACAGGCAATCACGTCTGGGACCAGAAGGAAGCCGTCGCTTTTGCCGGCCGGCACGATCAGTTCCTGCGTCCCGCCAACTATCCGCAAGGCACGCCCGGCCGCGGATCCGGCCTTTTCTATGCCAGGAACGGTGCGCGCGTGCTCGTCGCCAACGTCATGGGCCGGGTCTTCATGCATCCCGAACTCGACGACCCCTTCAAATCGGCAGAGGTCATCCTTGCCGCCTGCCCGCTGAAGGAACAGGCCGATGCGATCATCTTCGATTTTCATGCGGAGGCGACCAGCGAGAAGCAGTGTTTCGGCCATTTCGTCGACGGCCGCGCCAGCTTCGTCGTCGGCACCCACACGCATGTACCAACGGCCGACGCACAGATCCTGAACGGCGGAACCGCCTATATGTCGGATGCCGGCATGTGCGGCGACTACGACTCCTCCCTCGGCATGGACAAGGAGGAGCCGCTCAACCGCTTCATCTCCAAGATGCCGAAGGGCCGCATGGAAGCCGCGAACGGCCCGGCGACAATCTGCGGCGTTGGCGTGGAGATCTCGGATACCACGGGACTTGCCGAAAAGATCGCGCCGCTCCGGCTCGGGCCCCGATTGGCAGAGACGGTGCCGGAGTTCTGGCGGTAA